The Porphyromonas pogonae genome segment ATGCTATCGTCCTTGCCAAAGTAAAGTTTATTGCCGATACGTATCTTACGTGCAGGGTCGACCAAAACATCCCAAAGTTTGAGTTGACTATTGAGTTCTCTAAGCAGGAAAACCTCAATTTGCGCTCCCGTCTTCTCCTTATTACCATAGAGACGTGCGGGGAAGACCTTGGTATTATTGAAAACAAAAACATCGTCTTTATCGAAGTAATCCAATATATCTTTGAATATACGATGCTCAATATCACCAGTCTCTTTATGAAGAACTAATAATTTCGATTCATCCCTGAAGTGTGTAGGCTTCTTGGCGATTAAATTATCAGGAAGGTCAAATTTGAATTGTGAAAGCTTCATGTCTATATATTTTTATTTATTTATCCGTTTGAGAAGTGATCGAGATGTCATCAAGAGGAACATAATTGGCCAGAAAAAGCTCTATATCTTCTACTTTGATGCAATTGTCGATAAGAGCATCCCCCACTCGGGTACGACGCAGAGAAGCCAGGTGTCCGCCGGAACCCAGCGCTTCGCCGATATCACGAGCCAGAGCCCTGATGTAAGTGCCCTTGCTGCATACTACACGAATAGTAATCTCCGGCAGAGCGAAATCCAATAACTCTATATCATCTATAACAAGTTCGCGTGACTTGAGTTTAACTTCCTTGCCGGCTCGTGCCAAATCATAAGCCCTGTGACCGTTGACCTTACATGCACTGTATGCAGGTGGGACCTGCTCGATGCGACCGATAAATTTTTTGGTAAGGATCTGGATCACTTGTTCACGAGTAATATGTTCATAAGGGTATATAGCATCGGGCTCACTCTCCAGATCGAAAGTAGGAGTTGTGGCTCCAAGCCTTATTACCGCAATGTATTCTTTCGTCCCGGTCTGTAACTCATCAATGCGCTTTGTACACTTACCTGTACATAGTATCATCACACCCGTAGCCAACGGGTCCAATGTACCGGCATGCCCCACTTTGAGCTTCTTCACTCCAAGATGTCGGGATGCCTGATAACGAAATTTATTGACCAAATCAAATGAACTCCAGGTGAGTGGCTTATCAAAATAAAGGATTGCCCCTTCTTTGAGATTTATTGGCTCTTTGATATCCTTCATCTTATCAATGTGTTAAAGGCACCCCGGCCAGTAGCATGATCATAAAGATCACGGATACAATGATACGATAGTAACCAAAGACCTTAAAGCCCTTGCGCGTAACATAATCGATAAAAAAGCGTATAGCAAGCATGGCTACAATGAAAGCCACCACATTGCCAATGATGAGCGTGGTCATATTCTCTCTGAAAATCTCTATGCCAAACTCTTTATATAATTTGTAACCTTTGAGTAGTGTGGCTCCGAACATAGTAGGTATAGCCAGGAAAAAGGAGAACTCAGCTGCTTGTTTCCTCGAAAGCTTTTGTTGCATACCTCCCATGATAGTTGCCATGGACCGTGATACCCCGGGGATCATGGCTATACACTGAAAAATACCCACTACAAAAGCATTCTTATAAGTTACCGAGGGTTTGTCCGATGCTTTGAAATATCGATCAAGAGCTATCATCACAATACCACCAAGAAACAACATGATCACTACAACCCAGATATTACCCAAAAGCATGTCTATATATTTCTCCAACATCAGACCTGCAATTGCGGCAGGGATGCAGCCAACTATAATAAGGGCATAAAGACGCCAACCTGTCAAACTTTTATCCCGTGTACCATCACCTGTGGAGACTGCTTTAGAGCTATCGAAAGTAAAAAACCTCCTCCAATAAAGCACCACAACTGACAAAATGGCTCCGAACTGTATCATTACAGTGAAAGCTCTGAGATAAGGGGTATTTTCCATCTGCAAAATACCTTCTGAAAGGATAAGATGTCCTGTACTTGATACCGGGAGAAACTCAGTAAGTCCCTCGACAATAGCCAATATAATACTTTGAATAACTGTCATACGATAAGAAAATGATAAGCACGGAACTACCTCGCCGACATACAAAGTCACGATCTATGGCTCCGAACGTTTTTTTGTAATAAACTATTTATTTGTTACGACCCGGTTTGGTCAGAATAGCATAAATCATCAGCACAAAGCCTATCATACAGATGATAGGTGCCAATACAATACGTCTTGAACTGAAGATATCAGGATTAAAAGATACTCCATCGGCAGATCCACCACCGGACATCAGGACAAATCCAATCAAAATAATGAGCACAGAAGCACCCATCAAGATATAATTCTTTTTACCGTACAACATATTTGAGTACTATTAAATAATTTCCCATGCGAGCTTCGCCGGGTTTTCATTCTGTTTATCAATAAAAAAGTGCTGCCCGAGCATACACGGTAATAGTCAGATCAGATTGATCTTACCATTGTTCATGCGGATATATTTCCTTGCAGCAAGCCAAGAAGTAAAGGCCGAAATCAGTATGCCCAATATCACTAAGGCAGCAGCAAGAATTAAGAGCTGATCTGATGGCAAATAATTCATTATCTCTGTAAATGCATAGATCTGTATAGCCCAAAGACACAAACACCAAAGCCCCACAGAGAATAGGCCTCCCAAAAAACCATCCAACATGCTTTGCCCTACGATAGGGCGCTGTATAAACCACGGTCTGGCTCCCACCAAAGACATTGTTCTGATTTGGAACCTTTTGGAATAGATGATGAGGCGAGTAGTATTATTGATTTGAATGTAGCTGATAATAAGCTGTATTATAGCTACACACAATAAAATAAGCTCCCATGTATGCATATTACGGCATACTTGCTGCAATAAATCCTGACGGTAAGTAAGTCCCGCATCAGCATTCCACCGTCGTAATGTATTTTCTACTTTGGTCAAACTATCAGGGTGGGTATAATCCGCCTTTAGGTTGATCTCAATTTGAGATTGGAGCGGATTGTATCCCAATACATCTACAGGATTTTCACCCAACTCTTTTTCCAAATCCTGAGCAGCATTCTCCGGGGATATAAACTTACAGCTCCGTACAAAAGGCTGCTTACTGATATAGCTGTATATTTCAGAATTCTGAGCTTCAGAGTTACCCTGAGGCAACAACAAAGTAAATGAGATCTGCTCTTTGACCTGATTTTCAATCTGATTGCCGCCAATCTTGGCCAATCCGACCCCGCCCAATATGAAGAGGGTGAGCATAATACTTACGATGCTGAGCAATCGTGTGTGAAAGAACGCCGTAGAGCGCGATTTTTTCTTTTGTGTCATACTTTGTAAGAAAGCTTTTGTACAAATGTATACCCTACAAACTACAGACTCAAAGCTTGGATATGTACACAATGAGCCCAATTTGCATGCAAATTTAATAATTCCGTCAAGCTCTGGCAAACATATTGGATTTTAATCTGTGTGCAGCAAGGCATATGATCACCAATTACTCCTTTTATATTTATTAAAAACAACGTCAATGCTGATATTATTTTACAATATTAGAGGAGAAATATTAGAATCTAACTAAATAAAATATAGAGCCAAATTTCCATCCAATCTTTATATCCAAGGCTTTATACGACTTAATTAATATAAATATATTATTTTAAGTCCAAAAGCATATGGTTTTCCATCAAAATATGTGTAAATTTGCATGTGTTGTCTCAGATTATACTTTTTCCCTCAATTTATTTTTTCCTAAGTAGGCACCGGAAAGTATATTTACCACTTCTTATATTTTTTATATATACTGCATCGGATATGATGCAGGCTATTTGACACTATTTATTTGCTCGCTGCAATAATTTACATACAGCTATAAAAAAAGCAGCCACCCATGCTCTCACGAGTGGGGTAGCCGCAGACACTATTGAACTATATAAAAAAGAGAGAAACGTTATTTTCTCCTTAAACCAAACAAAATCAGTATGGTTTTTTGCATCCCCTCACATACGAAGGGATATGACTTATCTTGTAAAAACTAAAAATCTTTTATTCGTGAGATATATCTCTTTTACTCACAATGCGGTCGTTTCCAAGAGCACAGAATTAAGCAAAAAACGCATTTAGGTCGTAATCAGACTTGCTGAATCTTTATACCTACGTAAAAATCTCACAAAAAAGAACCTGTTTTTTGTCCTCTCTTGAAAGATTATGTTTACTTCAACAAGTACAAATATATTACTATAATGCCTTTTTTGCAATGTTATTGTTGCAAAAATCGGCTATTTTCACATTATTTACAAATATGAAACAAAAAATTATCCTTTTAAGGTGTATTTATACCCAAATTTGTTAATATGAAAGAATACTTATACCTAAAACACCTATGAATAGTGTTCCTATTATTATTTAGTATGTGTTTAAGCTGATATGGAATGTTGCCCGAAGCTTCGAAATAAGGACTATAATTGGCTAAACAATTGAGATCTGACACCAAAAGGCCCTTCCATAAAATAAGAAAGCAATTCATTTTTACAGACATTCTTGATCATAGAGATATTAAAGTGAAGAGGTTAAATACAATCCGTTTATATCAATGAATCAGATTAATATATATGTTTTATCTTTTAATACAATCAACAAAGAGAGTAACTAAGAAGGATTATTAAGGCTGATATTATCTGTAAACAAACTCCCATCCTCAGCAATGGTTGAACCCAAAGCGCAAAAAAATGCGGTGTGTATGATAATGTTGATGTTTAAGATTATCCTTCTGCCATTAATTTCAATTAGCTTGTTTCTCGTCTTAATATCTACTTCAAATTTGCAACTTAGAGGTTTCAAATAGGCCTAATTTAATTTGAGAATAGTTCTTTTATCGGATGGTTGCATCCTCATACTTGATTAAGATAAACACACGGTTAGTATATTCTTACGAGTAGAGATAAAAAATATGAGAAGAACTCTTGACAAAGGGGGTAAGATATTGTATCTTTGTCATAATACCAATTTACTTTTTATACCCAGCAAATGAGCGTTCACACAAATAGTACACTTCACAATAATATAGGTAAGTATTTATTTTTCCCTATACGTTGCTTGTATATGCAGCTATTAGAAGTTACATTTTGTCAAAATAGGAGTAAAAGGAAGAAATATCAAATTGTCAAAATACAGTAAACACATCTGAAACAGATCAAAAAAGCCGTAAAGGGATATTATCATTCTCTTTACGGCTTTTTAGTGGAAATATTTCTAAGAACGATTTTCTTAACTTGACTTCATTATTTTTCTAACAAGGTTGTGCTATTTTCTTAACTACGTGGTTAGGTTTTCTTAGTTAGAAAATTAGCAAAGCCTAACTAGAAAAATATATACTCCTAGTTAGAAAAATATTGAGAGTATCTTGATAATCTATTTTTACAATTATTAGGTAATGTAACACCACATAGGTTTTACTAAATGATCCATTATAGCCACCAAAACAACCCTTTTGATTGTATTTAACCACCAAAAATATCTATTTAACAAATAATACTCTTACCTTTCTTGTCAGATTATACTCTCTCATCGATATAATAGACAGATTTACGTGAGAGATAATTCATTCCTGCGAACAACATCTATTTCAGCTCTAACCTCTATATTACAGAGCCATAACCTCCTTTTCCAAAAATCCCAACGAAACAGAACAAATTATTTTGCTTAAAGAAAGGAATTACTTTTTCAAAGAAAGTTATGTGGAGCCTCATCTGAAGGAAAACCTCATGACGTTTCTTTCAAGAAATTGTGATAATGTTCTTTGCTATCGGAAAATCCAAACTCGATCAAGACATCAATGCACAAAAACAGTCGAGAAAACCTGATTCCGCTGAACAAGCACCACATTATAGAGGATATGAAAATTTAGCCCTGAGATCCGGACATTAAATCACAAAATCTCAAGGCTACAAATATTTTGAAAAAATCCGCCCCTCTCACAATTGAAAGGGGAAATGGATATTCCAGCAATATTTTAGAATAAAAAAATGAGGTACAACAGATCAGAAATTATCCATGTTGAGCTCTGTTTTCTTTGTAGGAAACCAGCCCGGACGTGAAGTTATCATTTGCCACATAGTTTCGGGGACTTTGAGTTCTTTACGCTTATCGACACAGAGTTCGGTCTCAATCTCATTTTCTTTGCCACTCTCCAGCTTTTCCAGCCAATGCGGTTCCATAATAAGTTCTCTTCCCATTGCTACTAATGGAATACCTGATGACAAAATTTCTGCTGCATCATCAGGTGTATGTACTTCCCCCACCCCAATTAACGGGATGCGATCTTGCAAAAATTCCTTGATCACCAAAGTACGAGCCCTTGTATCCTCAGGATTCCTCATGGAAGGAGAATTGAAACTCAAAGTTGAAATATGAAGATAATCCAAGTCTTTGTTAGCCAAGGCATCTACTAAATGAAGGGTATCCTCGATAGTAATACCCGGGGTTTCAATCTCCTCAGGAGATAAGCGATATCCTATAATAAAAGGTCGGTCAGTAGTTGAGCGCACTTTTTCCACCACTGCGTCTACAACAGCAAGCGGAAAGCGCATTCTATTTTCAAGACTTCCACCCCACTTATCAGTGCGTCTATTAGAATGTGGCGAGAAGAACTGCTGGATAAGATAAGTATTGGCTCCATGAATTTCTACACCCTCATAGCCTGCTTTTACAGCCCTCACTGCTGCCTGAGCATATGCTTCGATAAGCATCTCGATTTCATCGGGCTCTAATGCACGCGGCTCTACCAAACCATCTCTCTCAGCTTTTACTGCACTTGCACTTACGGGCAATGTTCCGGGAGGTAAAGTATTGGTAGGACACATACGCCCACCATGGTGAATTTGAAAAACCACTTTGGCTCCACGTGACTTGAGAGTATCGGCTATTTTGCGCATGCTGGGGATCTTATCATCAGAGTCAGCGCCAATTTGTCCTGTAAAGGCTTTCCCTCCCGGGTGAATATAAGCACATGCTGGCAAGATAAGCCCTGCTGTAGCGGCACGTTCTTTATAATACTCCAATTCTTCATCAGATACCATACCATCGTCATGGCCTGAAAAAGTAGTCATAGGTGCCATAACAATTCTGTTTTTCAGTTCAATACCGCATTTGGGAAAACGGAAAGAAGAGAATATAAGCTCTTTTGTCTTCATAAGAAATATATCGTTAATAATTATGTACAGATAAAACAATCAATCAAATCAATGGGTTTTCCACATTTTACAATATAGAAGAAATTGCGATTGATGCATTGTCTGGATTATTATGAAAAATATTCTATGAAAAACAAGAAGTAAAAGGCACAACTCAAAAAACGGGTTATGATTTGGAAACGAGCGGATATGTTTTATCTTTACTATTCTTCTACAAAACACTAAGAACGCTTACTTGAATATAAAAATCTTCATTACAAAGAAAGAAAAACGCACCCTTTTTCTCTCACAAAATGATAATGAATATATGACTGTCGCATATGGGGATACGGAGAAAGATTGCATATGCACATTAATTATACTGCATTGTCAGCTATAATCGTAAGTTGTAATACCTTTTCGGTAAAGATTTCATAATAGACATGCCCACTTTACAAACTTGATTCCGGTGGATCATCACATGTCGAAACATGCGGAAGAATTATTCATCCCAATGGATTTATCTGTGTTGCGAAAAAAGTATATCTCACAATCAATTACGCTAAGTCATGACAACACTATTGTGAATTGTGAGGATATTTCAGTAAGTCATTCGTCAGAGATAAAAATGAATTATTGGAGGGCAAACTGGATGCCTATAAAGAAACGCTTGGAACGAAGGCAAAAGCCAGAGCGGGAATAACCGTAACAACAAAATAATATGGGATTAATAGAACGCGTAAAATGCTGACTAAAAGAAACAAATACTATAGTAAAAAATCTTTTTAAAACATCAAAAAATTCTCTATTGTAGCTATCTTTTTTATTCTAAATGATCGTCCCTTAAAAAGCATATTTGAGCGAAATAATTTTTAGAGACTGTTGCAAAAGTCAACAGTCTCGTGGATTTTGGAGGCAAAGCCGACAAAAGACACTTTGACCGGGCAGAGAGGGTAAAGTGCAAGGCGCTAAGAGTGAGTGCACAGAGAGTTTACTTCAGGTAAATGACCAAGCGCGAATCTCGCAAGCAACGAAGCAATTGGCCTGCTATGCAACGGTCTCAAGTTTGTGCACCTACTGATACAATAACTTGCAGATTTACAAGAGGAGTTGTAATATTATATTATTGATAATCTGCACATAGTAAGAGACGCTGTTTTTAAGAGCCTATGAATTAATGGCAATTGCGATTAGGTTTATTAGTAAATAAGTTGTTATATAAAAAAGGCATTCCCTTTAGAGGAATGCCTTCATAAATTTCGGAAGTAAAATCTAAAAATGATTATTCTTCTGTTTTTCTACGATCTTCTCGAGCAGAGTAGCTAATATTGAGCGCATCTGCACGACGAAGTTCTTCTTTTACATCAGAAACGATCTTCATTCTTGTATTCTTGTCTACCTTCAATGATACGGTCATCAACTTTTTACGTTCATCTTTGATCTTACCCTGCTCCCCTTTTACATAGCTGTACACAGCTTTAGGATCTTGGGTAATTTGTTCATTGATCTGTATACAAGGCTTTGTACCATACATAGCCTGATACGCCTCAGTAGGAGGACCAATATAGATGAATGTTACCAATGACTTCTCTTCGAGCTTAGTCAATTCGGTAGCGTTAGGCAAATTGTTGTAAGAAACCTTAGCCGTTACCTCACGAATTGTCGTAACCATCATGATAAAGAACAAGAATGCAAATACCAAGTCAGGTAATGAAGAAGTATTCAGTTCCGGCATTTCACGACCACCGGCTTTGCTAAATTTTCCCATTATTGCTTCTGTTTTGTTAGGTTAGACAATGGCATCTCCGAAATGTGCATCGGATATGCTTCTGTAACAGCTTTTTGCTTAGAAGGAGGTAGTTCATTAAACTTCTGATGGAAGTAAGTCATTGCAAATTTATCCCACACTTCATTATAAGCTTTCATCAGCTCATTCTGTACGCTTACGTACATCTGGTAGCTGGTTTCAATCTCATTCTTCAGTGAGATAGCATATGCATTTGTTACTACCTTCAGATTACCAAGACCCGGTATATCACGAACTTCTTTTTCTGGAAGGTCAGGACGATCATTGGGATTCATGATAAACTCCACCGCCATATCTTTTAGCTTGCTTATATCAACGTCAATCACATTATCAACACCGCCAACTTTTCTCGAAACCCCGATTTTGTCATTACGGTCCACAAGGATACGCATAATGTTACGGTCATTGATTTCAATAGGTTGTTCGTTCTGTTCCTGCTTCGGTGAAAGCGGCGGAAGACGGCGCTTAAGACCTCTATCAGTATCCATTGATGTTGTAATCAAAAAGAATATAAGCAACATAAAAGCGATGTCGGCAGATGATGACCCGTTAAGGGCGGGTACTTTTCTTTTCTTTCTAGCCATGATGCTTTTTGTTTTTAATTCTGATTATTTGATTACGTTATTCAATGTTTGCCGGCAAGCGTTTTACGAACGGTGCCCCAGATAATAGCTACAACAACCAATGTGAACATTGTATAGATTGAATACAAGAACATATCGGAAATCTTGAGCCAATGAGGAGTATTGAATTTTGCAGAATCAATATTGAGGTTTGCCATCTTAGTGGTGTCACCTATAGCATAAGAAATCAAAAGCACAATCACAAGAAGGGCAAAACCTCCCATAGATATGAGTGCCGATTTCTTATCGTGTTTGAAAGCATTGATAATACCCATAAGAGCAAAATATAATGCCGCTAT includes the following:
- the truB gene encoding tRNA pseudouridine(55) synthase TruB — encoded protein: MKDIKEPINLKEGAILYFDKPLTWSSFDLVNKFRYQASRHLGVKKLKVGHAGTLDPLATGVMILCTGKCTKRIDELQTGTKEYIAVIRLGATTPTFDLESEPDAIYPYEHITREQVIQILTKKFIGRIEQVPPAYSACKVNGHRAYDLARAGKEVKLKSRELVIDDIELLDFALPEITIRVVCSKGTYIRALARDIGEALGSGGHLASLRRTRVGDALIDNCIKVEDIELFLANYVPLDDISITSQTDK
- a CDS encoding undecaprenyl-diphosphate phosphatase, which produces MTVIQSIILAIVEGLTEFLPVSSTGHLILSEGILQMENTPYLRAFTVMIQFGAILSVVVLYWRRFFTFDSSKAVSTGDGTRDKSLTGWRLYALIIVGCIPAAIAGLMLEKYIDMLLGNIWVVVIMLFLGGIVMIALDRYFKASDKPSVTYKNAFVVGIFQCIAMIPGVSRSMATIMGGMQQKLSRKQAAEFSFFLAIPTMFGATLLKGYKLYKEFGIEIFRENMTTLIIGNVVAFIVAMLAIRFFIDYVTRKGFKVFGYYRIIVSVIFMIMLLAGVPLTH
- a CDS encoding DUF3098 domain-containing protein produces the protein MLYGKKNYILMGASVLIILIGFVLMSGGGSADGVSFNPDIFSSRRIVLAPIICMIGFVLMIYAILTKPGRNK
- a CDS encoding cell division protein FtsX codes for the protein MTQKKKSRSTAFFHTRLLSIVSIMLTLFILGGVGLAKIGGNQIENQVKEQISFTLLLPQGNSEAQNSEIYSYISKQPFVRSCKFISPENAAQDLEKELGENPVDVLGYNPLQSQIEINLKADYTHPDSLTKVENTLRRWNADAGLTYRQDLLQQVCRNMHTWELILLCVAIIQLIISYIQINNTTRLIIYSKRFQIRTMSLVGARPWFIQRPIVGQSMLDGFLGGLFSVGLWCLCLWAIQIYAFTEIMNYLPSDQLLILAAALVILGILISAFTSWLAARKYIRMNNGKINLI
- a CDS encoding NADH-dependent flavin oxidoreductase, whose product is MKTKELIFSSFRFPKCGIELKNRIVMAPMTTFSGHDDGMVSDEELEYYKERAATAGLILPACAYIHPGGKAFTGQIGADSDDKIPSMRKIADTLKSRGAKVVFQIHHGGRMCPTNTLPPGTLPVSASAVKAERDGLVEPRALEPDEIEMLIEAYAQAAVRAVKAGYEGVEIHGANTYLIQQFFSPHSNRRTDKWGGSLENRMRFPLAVVDAVVEKVRSTTDRPFIIGYRLSPEEIETPGITIEDTLHLVDALANKDLDYLHISTLSFNSPSMRNPEDTRARTLVIKEFLQDRIPLIGVGEVHTPDDAAEILSSGIPLVAMGRELIMEPHWLEKLESGKENEIETELCVDKRKELKVPETMWQMITSRPGWFPTKKTELNMDNF
- a CDS encoding ExbD/TolR family protein — its product is MGKFSKAGGREMPELNTSSLPDLVFAFLFFIMMVTTIREVTAKVSYNNLPNATELTKLEEKSLVTFIYIGPPTEAYQAMYGTKPCIQINEQITQDPKAVYSYVKGEQGKIKDERKKLMTVSLKVDKNTRMKIVSDVKEELRRADALNISYSAREDRRKTEE
- a CDS encoding ExbD/TolR family protein → MARKKRKVPALNGSSSADIAFMLLIFFLITTSMDTDRGLKRRLPPLSPKQEQNEQPIEINDRNIMRILVDRNDKIGVSRKVGGVDNVIDVDISKLKDMAVEFIMNPNDRPDLPEKEVRDIPGLGNLKVVTNAYAISLKNEIETSYQMYVSVQNELMKAYNEVWDKFAMTYFHQKFNELPPSKQKAVTEAYPMHISEMPLSNLTKQKQ